The following nucleotide sequence is from candidate division WOR-3 bacterium.
TCGTAAACTTGTATCATACGGCTCGAGAGTTTCATCACGCCTGCAGCGCCTTCTTAAAAAAGGCTACTGGTATACCCGCGCATCTGCATGCCTCGCGCTCGGTGAGATCGGTGATCTGCGCACGCTGGAACCCGTCATCAGGGTATTTCTCGATGACGAAAATCCCACAGTGATAAAAGAAGCAAGTGGCGCGCTGGCGAAGTTCGCTCGCAAGAAACCGGGTAAATTCACGGAAAAGCTTTTGATTATCGAGCTCCAACCCAGTGAGTTACGAACCGTTCTTTTCACGCTGGAACGAACTGACATTGAATTGTACGGTGAGATCAAAGAACGGATCATGGATGAAAGACGAGACATTTGAGCTACTTCATCTTCTCTCGATAGACGCGCTGAAGGTAAAGGATCTGCATGAGCTGATCGATAATTTTGGTTCATGTAGAGAAGTCGTTTGCGCATCCAGAGAAGATTTGCTCGGTATTGTCGGAGAAAAGGCCGCGGCAGCGATTAAGTCATTCGCCATTTCTGACACGCTGCTCAGAAAGAAGCGCAAACTGGCGGAGATGACCGTCAATATCACACCGTACTATGCTCCGGAATATCCCGAATGGCTGACTCTGATCGATCGCTTCCCTCCGATACTTTTCATACGGGGCAACATTGTTCCCGGGGACGAACTTTCCATAGCCGTGATCGGCACGAGAGGGGCAACCGTATACGGCAAGGAAATCGCCCGTAAGTTTGCCGCCGAATTCGCTCTTGCCGGAGTAACCGTGGTCAGCGGTATGGCGCGTGGTATCGATACCGAAGCCCACCGCGGTGCCCTGCAGAACAAAGGGCGTACAATAGCTGTTTTGGGATGTGGTGTTGACACATGCTACCCGCCAGAAAACAAGACGTTAATGACCGAGATAGTCGCATCTGGAGCGGTCATTTCCGAATTCGACATTGGAACGCCGCCCCTCGCGCACAACTTTCCAAGACGCAACCGGATCGTCTCTGGTCTGGCAAAAGCCGTGGTCGCGATAGAGGCAAAGGAAAAATCGGGTGTCATGAATACGGTAAAATGGGCACTCGAACAGAATAAGGAAGTCTTTGCGGTTCCCGGTAACATATTCGCAAAGACCTCACGCGGTACGAACCGTTTGATAAAAGAAGGAGCAACACCAGCAACATCACCGGATGAGGTATTGGAATATCTCGGCGTAAAAAAAACGGAACGGGAAATGGCAACGCAAAATATCTCTCTTGATCAAGACGAGAATATTATATGGGAAGCTCTCTCCTGTGAGCCAATTTTTCTCGATGCACTCGCTGAAAAGCTCGACCAGCCTACAAGCAGCATTTTGAATATTCTGCTGAAACTCGAGATCAAGGGTTATGTAAAACAACTGCCGGGCATGTCATTCGTCAGGAAGTTTGAATAGACTGCCTCAACACACATTTTCAATATAGTCACATCAAAATACAAAAAAATCTACGTTCCCATTTTCCATGATGACAAATACCGGCGCTGTTCAGGTGTAAGCCTGTCAATCTTTATGCCCATCGATTTCAACTTAATACTTGCTATTTCCTGGTCTATTTTAACGGGCAGGCAATATACCCGCTGATCAAGGTCCGGCCGGTTCAAGATATACTCAACCGCAAATGCCTGATTTGCGAAAGACATATCCATCACCATGGCGGGATGACCCTCTGCCGCCGCGAGATTGACCAACCTTCCTTCGGCGAGCAAATATATTCTTCTGCCATTTTTCAATGTATATTCTTCGCACGAGTTCCTTATTGTCCGCTTGCGCGCAGCAATCTTTTTCAGCGCTTGCTTGTCTATTTCCACATCGAAGTGTCCGGAATTCGCGACAATCGCACCGTCTTTCATTCCCAACATGTGCTCTTTTCTGATCACATTGATGTCCCCGGTTACAGTAATAAAGATATCGCCTGACCTGGCAGCCTCGGACATAGGCAGAACCGTGTAACCATCCATACGAGCTTCGAGGGCCTTCACCGCATCCACTTCGGTCACGATGACCTGGGCGCCCATACCCTTGGCACGCAGCGCAAGACCGCGGCCGCACCAACCATAACCAGCAACCACGAAGTTACTGCCGCTGATTAGAATATTCGTCGCGCGCAGGATACCGTCGATCGTCGACTGGCCGGTGCCATAACGATTGTCAAATAAGTGCTTGGTGAGTGAATCATTGACGGCGATGATTGGAAATTGAAGAACATTGTCTCTTTCCATCTGTTTCAGACGTACCACGCCGGTTGTGGTCTCCTCGGTACCACCGAGTATTCCGCGCTGTTTCTTTTTGTGGACCGTTGAAATGAGATCAGCGCCGTCATCGATCAGTACTTCGGGTTTTCGTGCAAGTACCTTGTTCATGTTCGAATAATACTCTTTACGGGAGTCACCTCGACAAGCATAGACACTTATGTTTTCCTTTACCAGTGCAGCCGCAACGTCGTCCTGTGTAGATAAAGGATTAGAAGCACACAACGCCACCTCGGCACCGCCATCCCTTAGCGTCCTCATTAGATTTGCCGTCTCGCTGGTCACGTGCAGGCAGCAACCGATGCGCCGGTTCCTGAGTGCCCTGGATTTTTTCATTCTCGCGCGTATCAACCCCAGTACCGGCATCTTGGCATCCGCCCAGTCGATCCGTTTCTGACCTTCCGGAGCCAGATTCTCATCACTGATATTATGACTCACCATTCTTCTCATTGTCCACCCACCTCACGTTTTATCGCTTCAGCCATGTCACATAATTCCCAGTTAAAACCTTCTTCCTCACGACCGAAATGCCCGTAGCAGGCGGTTCGGCGGTATATCGGCCGCCGCAGATT
It contains:
- a CDS encoding adenosylhomocysteinase; amino-acid sequence: MSHNISDENLAPEGQKRIDWADAKMPVLGLIRARMKKSRALRNRRIGCCLHVTSETANLMRTLRDGGAEVALCASNPLSTQDDVAAALVKENISVYACRGDSRKEYYSNMNKVLARKPEVLIDDGADLISTVHKKKQRGILGGTEETTTGVVRLKQMERDNVLQFPIIAVNDSLTKHLFDNRYGTGQSTIDGILRATNILISGSNFVVAGYGWCGRGLALRAKGMGAQVIVTEVDAVKALEARMDGYTVLPMSEAARSGDIFITVTGDINVIRKEHMLGMKDGAIVANSGHFDVEIDKQALKKIAARKRTIRNSCEEYTLKNGRRIYLLAEGRLVNLAAAEGHPAMVMDMSFANQAFAVEYILNRPDLDQRVYCLPVKIDQEIASIKLKSMGIKIDRLTPEQRRYLSSWKMGT
- the dprA gene encoding DNA-processing protein DprA, with product MKDETFELLHLLSIDALKVKDLHELIDNFGSCREVVCASREDLLGIVGEKAAAAIKSFAISDTLLRKKRKLAEMTVNITPYYAPEYPEWLTLIDRFPPILFIRGNIVPGDELSIAVIGTRGATVYGKEIARKFAAEFALAGVTVVSGMARGIDTEAHRGALQNKGRTIAVLGCGVDTCYPPENKTLMTEIVASGAVISEFDIGTPPLAHNFPRRNRIVSGLAKAVVAIEAKEKSGVMNTVKWALEQNKEVFAVPGNIFAKTSRGTNRLIKEGATPATSPDEVLEYLGVKKTEREMATQNISLDQDENIIWEALSCEPIFLDALAEKLDQPTSSILNILLKLEIKGYVKQLPGMSFVRKFE
- a CDS encoding HEAT repeat domain-containing protein, producing MRIKLKQDKDSVLNILKSNDIEKKLKLLDRIDGVDSREGIKILMKMLEDQSWSMRERAARKLVSYGSRVSSRLQRLLKKGYWYTRASACLALGEIGDLRTLEPVIRVFLDDENPTVIKEASGALAKFARKKPGKFTEKLLIIELQPSELRTVLFTLERTDIELYGEIKERIMDERRDI